In one window of Tumebacillus algifaecis DNA:
- the cbiE gene encoding precorrin-6y C5,15-methyltransferase (decarboxylating) subunit CbiE, producing MNGKIHVIGIGDDGVLAPEQHTLVKSSDILIGGERHLAFFPDATGEKWVIKGGLTELVKKIEAAQGTVTILASGDPLFYGIGGYLAKKLDGVVIHPHFTSVQLAFTRLGVSWQDAYITSLHGKSIKGLAQKIDGQHKVALLTDDTNTPSVIADYLLSFGMTEYQAFVAENLGGATERCGLYELEELQGQSFSSLNVVLLLQKPGHTAPRWGLGIDDDQFSQRKPDKGLITKKEVRVLSLSELNLHRDSTVWDIGTCTASVSIEAARIARDGAVYAIEKNEPDLGNARANAAKFRADITFVHGKAPEGLTDWPDPDAVFIGGSGGEMAELLQICADRLRPNGRIVLNAATIETLYEATQTFSKVGLSTRVTLLQTSRSKPILHMTRFEGLNPIYIITAYKEESQT from the coding sequence ATGAACGGTAAAATCCATGTGATCGGCATCGGCGATGACGGCGTTCTCGCGCCGGAACAACATACGCTGGTCAAAAGTTCGGACATCCTGATCGGCGGCGAGCGCCACCTTGCTTTTTTCCCAGATGCTACCGGAGAAAAGTGGGTGATCAAAGGCGGTCTGACCGAACTGGTCAAAAAGATCGAAGCCGCGCAAGGCACGGTGACCATCCTCGCCTCGGGCGATCCGCTCTTCTACGGCATCGGCGGCTATTTGGCGAAAAAATTGGATGGAGTGGTCATCCACCCGCACTTCACCTCGGTGCAGCTTGCGTTTACCCGCCTTGGTGTGAGTTGGCAAGACGCCTACATCACCTCACTGCACGGCAAATCGATCAAAGGTCTCGCGCAAAAAATTGATGGACAGCACAAAGTCGCCCTGCTCACCGATGACACGAACACACCGTCTGTGATCGCCGACTATCTGCTGTCCTTTGGCATGACCGAGTACCAAGCGTTCGTCGCTGAGAATCTCGGCGGGGCGACGGAGCGCTGCGGCCTGTACGAGCTAGAGGAGTTGCAAGGTCAAAGCTTTTCCTCGCTCAATGTCGTCCTGCTGTTGCAAAAGCCCGGACACACCGCACCGCGCTGGGGACTGGGGATCGACGATGACCAATTTTCCCAACGCAAGCCGGATAAGGGCTTGATCACGAAAAAGGAAGTTCGGGTGCTCAGCCTGTCCGAGCTCAATCTACATCGCGATAGCACGGTCTGGGACATCGGCACCTGCACCGCTTCGGTCTCCATCGAAGCGGCACGGATCGCCCGCGACGGAGCAGTCTACGCCATTGAAAAAAATGAACCTGACCTCGGCAACGCCCGTGCGAACGCCGCGAAGTTTCGCGCCGACATCACGTTCGTCCACGGAAAAGCACCAGAAGGGCTGACCGACTGGCCCGACCCGGACGCGGTCTTCATCGGAGGTAGCGGCGGCGAGATGGCCGAACTGTTGCAAATCTGCGCCGACCGCCTGCGCCCGAACGGACGGATCGTGCTGAACGCCGCCACGATCGAAACGCTGTACGAAGCGACGCAAACGTTCAGCAAAGTCGGTTTGAGCACGCGCGTCACTTTACTGCAAACGTCGCGCAGCAAGCCGATCCTGCACATGACCCGCTTCGAAGGGCTCAACCCGATCTACATCATCACCGCCTACAAGGAGGAAAGCCAGACATGA
- a CDS encoding cobalt-precorrin-5B (C(1))-methyltransferase, which produces MTDEAKPLRYGYTTGSCAAAATKAALTALITGEPVQAVELLLPIGETATFQIEDLQVGDNKASCGVIKDAGDDPDATHGALICSEVSWLDPDREGELELDGGIGIGRVTKPGLPVPIGEAAINPVPRRMLRQVVADLQNEYGINRGVRVVISVPAGEEIAKKTLNGRLGIIGGISILGTKGIVVPFSSAAYQASVVQAIRVARASGCDHLVLTTGGSSEKYAMRIYPELPEEAFIQMGDFVGFSLRHCKRQGATQVSLVGMMGKFSKVAQGVMMVHSKSAAVDFNFLADIAAECGATEEMLEEIRTANTAAQVGDIMHASGHRRFFEILSWHASRHALNEMGGGLWVETVLTTMKGDMLGRADIDER; this is translated from the coding sequence GTGACCGACGAAGCCAAGCCCTTGCGCTACGGGTACACCACCGGCTCATGCGCTGCGGCCGCTACCAAAGCTGCTTTGACCGCCTTGATCACAGGAGAGCCTGTCCAGGCGGTCGAACTGCTTTTGCCGATCGGAGAGACGGCCACTTTTCAAATTGAAGATCTGCAGGTCGGTGACAACAAAGCCAGTTGCGGGGTGATCAAAGACGCAGGCGACGACCCAGATGCCACGCATGGCGCGCTGATCTGCTCCGAAGTGAGTTGGCTCGATCCCGACCGCGAAGGCGAGCTTGAACTGGATGGTGGCATCGGCATCGGCCGCGTCACCAAGCCAGGTCTTCCCGTTCCGATCGGTGAAGCGGCGATCAATCCGGTGCCGCGCCGGATGCTCCGCCAAGTGGTCGCTGACTTGCAAAATGAGTACGGCATCAACCGCGGCGTTCGCGTCGTCATCTCCGTTCCCGCCGGGGAAGAGATCGCGAAAAAGACGCTGAACGGGCGGCTTGGCATCATCGGCGGCATCTCGATCCTCGGCACGAAAGGCATCGTCGTCCCCTTCTCCAGTGCGGCCTACCAAGCGTCGGTGGTGCAGGCGATCCGCGTGGCCCGAGCCAGCGGATGTGACCATCTCGTGTTGACCACAGGTGGTTCCAGTGAGAAGTATGCGATGCGGATCTACCCGGAGTTGCCCGAGGAGGCGTTTATCCAAATGGGCGATTTTGTCGGCTTCTCCTTGCGCCACTGCAAGCGTCAGGGAGCGACCCAAGTTTCGCTCGTCGGCATGATGGGCAAATTTTCCAAAGTCGCGCAAGGCGTGATGATGGTGCATTCCAAGTCGGCTGCGGTCGATTTCAATTTTCTCGCTGACATCGCCGCCGAGTGCGGCGCCACCGAGGAGATGCTCGAGGAAATCCGCACCGCCAACACGGCTGCGCAAGTGGGTGACATCATGCATGCTAGCGGTCACCGCCGTTTTTTTGAAATATTGAGCTGGCACGCCTCGCGCCACGCCTTAAACGAAATGGGCGGGGGTCTCTGGGTCGAGACGGTGCTGACGACGATGAAAGGCGATATGTTAGGGAGGGCAGACATCGATGAACGGTAA
- a CDS encoding precorrin-8X methylmutase, with translation MDFKTDFVPLTVQPQEIESKSFDIITEELGAHPFTDRQYPVVQRVIHASADFDLGRSLVFHPQAVEAGIEAIRRGKTIYADVQMVQVGISKPRLDKFGGDVKVYISDADVAAEAKAANLTRAIMATRKAVREQPDGIFVIGNAPTALLELIRLIKIGEAKPSLIIGMPVGFVSAAESKEELAKLIDGDVPFITNIGRKGGSPVSVAAVNALSLMAVEGAEGQ, from the coding sequence ATGGACTTTAAAACTGATTTTGTCCCGCTTACCGTACAGCCGCAAGAGATCGAAAGCAAAAGCTTCGACATCATCACCGAGGAACTTGGCGCACACCCGTTTACAGACCGACAGTATCCTGTCGTTCAGCGCGTGATTCACGCGTCGGCCGACTTCGACCTCGGTCGCAGCCTCGTCTTCCATCCGCAAGCGGTCGAAGCGGGCATCGAGGCGATTCGTCGCGGCAAGACGATCTACGCAGACGTACAGATGGTGCAAGTCGGCATCTCCAAACCGCGACTCGACAAGTTCGGTGGTGACGTGAAGGTGTACATTTCGGACGCCGACGTCGCGGCTGAAGCGAAAGCGGCCAACCTGACGCGCGCGATCATGGCCACAAGAAAAGCGGTGCGCGAACAACCGGATGGCATCTTCGTGATCGGCAATGCGCCGACCGCCCTGCTGGAACTGATCCGCCTGATCAAAATCGGTGAGGCCAAACCGTCGCTGATCATCGGCATGCCGGTCGGCTTCGTGTCCGCAGCAGAGTCGAAAGAAGAGTTGGCCAAACTGATCGACGGCGACGTGCCGTTCATCACCAACATCGGGCGCAAAGGCGGCTCGCCCGTCTCCGTCGCGGCGGTCAACGCGCTGTCCTTGATGGCTGTAGAAGGAGCAGAGGGGCAGTGA
- the cobK gene encoding precorrin-6A reductase — MILHLAGTSDARELAVKLRQEGYELTASVVTDSAANSLTEAGVPVRIGRMTADEMAAYITEHGVRLVVDAAHPFAEEAHKNAMAASRACNVPYLRFERESINFDHNPLLHFVEDYAAAAEKAAELKGNIMLTTGSKTLQIFTQRLLGLEGINLTARMLPRLDNMEKCAELGLPQKDIIAMQGPFSKDLNTALYRQYKTNVVITKESGQQGSVDEKVDAALELGLHVIVIGRPKLQYGLAFHDFEAIIEQVNAMREEISHGL, encoded by the coding sequence ATGATTCTTCATCTCGCAGGTACCAGCGATGCGCGCGAATTGGCCGTCAAGCTGCGCCAAGAGGGGTATGAGCTGACCGCATCGGTCGTCACCGATTCGGCGGCGAACTCCTTGACCGAAGCGGGCGTCCCGGTCCGCATCGGGCGCATGACCGCAGACGAAATGGCCGCGTACATCACGGAACACGGCGTTCGCCTTGTCGTCGATGCCGCCCATCCCTTTGCGGAAGAGGCGCACAAAAACGCGATGGCGGCGAGTCGCGCGTGCAACGTGCCTTATCTCCGCTTTGAGCGTGAGTCGATCAACTTCGATCACAATCCGCTGTTGCACTTCGTCGAGGACTACGCTGCCGCTGCCGAAAAAGCTGCCGAGCTGAAAGGCAACATCATGCTCACCACCGGCTCCAAAACGTTGCAAATCTTTACGCAACGACTGCTCGGTCTGGAGGGGATCAACCTCACCGCCCGCATGCTCCCCCGTCTCGACAACATGGAAAAATGCGCCGAGCTCGGCCTCCCACAAAAAGACATCATCGCTATGCAAGGCCCGTTTTCGAAAGACCTGAACACAGCGCTCTACCGCCAGTACAAGACGAACGTCGTGATCACCAAAGAAAGCGGTCAGCAAGGTTCTGTCGATGAAAAAGTGGATGCGGCGCTCGAACTGGGCCTCCACGTCATCGTCATCGGTCGTCCTAAGCTCCAATACGGTCTTGCCTTCCATGACTTCGAAGCGATCATCGAACAGGTCAACGCAATGAGAGAGGAGATTTCCCATGGACTTTAA
- a CDS encoding sirohydrochlorin chelatase: MSKKHAILLVGHGSRDPEGNQELLVFAERVQEQLAQEFPIVETCFLEFAAPSIPKGIDTCVARGAEAVTLVPVILFGAGHSKLHIPHEIDEARERHPHVAFSYGKPIGVHTKALDILSSRLAEAGFSPSGTERTDDAVLIVGRGSSDPDANSDLCKISRLLFEQVPVGFVETCYIGVTEPDFAGGVERCVKLGAKRIFILPYFLFTGVLIKRMESMTEAFQQTYPDVQMVMADYFGFHDNLVNIIHERAVEAAQGETKMNCDLCKYRLAAMEDHHHHHHHDHDHDHDHHHDHDHDHDHDHNHDHDHHHEHDHAEVRK, encoded by the coding sequence ATGTCGAAAAAACACGCGATTTTGCTGGTTGGACACGGAAGCCGCGACCCGGAAGGCAATCAGGAACTGCTGGTGTTCGCTGAGCGGGTACAGGAGCAGTTGGCGCAAGAGTTTCCGATTGTGGAGACCTGTTTTCTCGAATTTGCCGCGCCGAGCATCCCCAAGGGCATCGACACCTGCGTAGCGCGCGGTGCAGAAGCGGTGACGCTGGTTCCGGTGATTCTGTTCGGTGCCGGGCACTCGAAACTGCACATCCCGCATGAGATCGATGAAGCGCGAGAACGCCATCCGCACGTCGCTTTCTCCTATGGCAAACCGATCGGGGTGCATACGAAGGCGCTGGACATCTTGAGCTCGCGTTTGGCCGAAGCTGGTTTTTCCCCATCGGGCACGGAACGAACGGATGATGCGGTGCTGATCGTTGGGCGCGGAAGTTCAGATCCGGATGCGAACAGCGATCTGTGCAAAATTTCGCGACTGCTGTTTGAGCAAGTTCCGGTCGGCTTCGTGGAGACCTGTTACATCGGTGTGACCGAACCCGATTTTGCAGGCGGGGTGGAGCGCTGTGTGAAGCTGGGTGCGAAGCGGATTTTCATTTTGCCCTATTTCCTGTTCACAGGCGTGTTGATCAAGCGGATGGAGTCGATGACGGAGGCGTTTCAACAGACCTACCCGGATGTGCAGATGGTGATGGCCGATTATTTCGGCTTCCATGACAACCTCGTCAACATCATTCATGAACGGGCGGTCGAAGCGGCGCAGGGTGAGACGAAGATGAACTGCGATCTGTGCAAATACCGTCTGGCCGCGATGGAGGATCATCACCACCACCATCATCATGACCACGATCATGACCATGACCACCATCACGATCATGACCACGACCATGATCACGATCATAACCACGACCATGACCACCATCACGAGCATGATCACGCGGAGGTACGCAAATGA
- the cobJ gene encoding precorrin-3B C(17)-methyltransferase produces MRGKLLIIGFGPGSFQHITERAREALQESDVIIGYNTYVDLIRGLLTDQEIVRTGMTEEVSRAIEAVRQAEMGKKVAVISSGDAGVYGMAGLVYEVLVQKGWREADGVEVEVIPGISAINSCASLLGAPVMHDACTISLSDHLTPWELIARRVEAAGMGDFIVALYNPRSGKRTRQIVETQKILLKYRAADTPVGLVKSAYRDRQSVILTTLGEMLEHDIGMLTTVIIGNSTTFVYDGKMITPRGYQRKYTLDRAEQPIRANERLKAEHEPWALHGGVTERPTGGDSGSVTLPDDANTAAETLAETQRSEPEQDGASVVSGVCEGEDVLRTAPAKSAQPLDLALQAVQMLAERGVVSSKAVQQPTLNPFDAMPAILEIAVSPGVGNKKLNARQLATLIEAAGEDGEIEYTPHHYVLLRVTTKEPEQIAAQLQAVGLLVQPIGDVVQIKACDFCNGEKSQSIPEADEIAKRFQGLAVPKELKIGFAGCAMACYGSVHEDLAVIYRRGKFDLFLGGKTIGRNAHPAQPVAEGISADELVDTVGRVLAEYKEKGHPDERFHKFFKRIGSVAGYHHNEHVPAITVDTVCGD; encoded by the coding sequence ATGCGCGGGAAGCTGTTGATCATCGGTTTTGGACCGGGGAGTTTTCAACACATCACGGAGCGTGCGCGCGAGGCGCTTCAGGAGTCGGACGTGATCATCGGGTATAACACTTATGTCGATCTGATCCGCGGGCTGTTGACCGATCAAGAGATCGTGCGTACGGGCATGACCGAAGAGGTGAGCCGAGCGATCGAAGCGGTGCGCCAAGCGGAGATGGGCAAAAAGGTGGCGGTGATCTCCTCGGGCGATGCTGGCGTATACGGCATGGCCGGCCTCGTCTATGAGGTGCTGGTGCAAAAAGGCTGGCGGGAAGCGGACGGCGTGGAAGTGGAAGTGATCCCGGGCATCTCGGCGATCAACTCCTGCGCTTCGTTGCTTGGGGCACCTGTGATGCACGATGCCTGCACGATCTCGCTCAGTGACCACTTGACACCGTGGGAGCTGATCGCACGCCGGGTGGAAGCGGCAGGTATGGGTGACTTTATTGTCGCGCTGTACAATCCGCGCTCCGGAAAGCGCACGCGGCAGATCGTGGAGACACAAAAGATTTTGCTGAAATACCGTGCGGCCGATACTCCGGTCGGACTGGTGAAAAGCGCGTATCGCGATCGCCAGTCGGTGATTCTGACCACACTCGGCGAGATGCTCGAACATGACATCGGAATGCTGACGACGGTGATCATCGGCAACAGCACTACGTTTGTGTATGACGGAAAAATGATCACGCCGCGCGGGTATCAGCGCAAGTACACGTTGGACCGAGCGGAGCAACCGATCCGAGCGAATGAGCGCCTGAAAGCGGAGCACGAACCGTGGGCACTCCACGGCGGCGTCACGGAGCGACCGACTGGAGGAGATAGCGGATCGGTCACGTTGCCAGATGATGCTAACACGGCGGCTGAGACGCTGGCCGAAACGCAAAGGAGCGAGCCCGAGCAGGACGGGGCGAGTGTTGTAAGCGGGGTGTGCGAAGGTGAGGATGTGCTTCGCACAGCGCCTGCGAAAAGCGCGCAACCGCTCGACTTGGCTCTGCAGGCCGTTCAGATGCTGGCCGAACGCGGGGTTGTGAGCAGCAAAGCGGTACAACAGCCGACCCTCAACCCGTTTGACGCGATGCCAGCCATTTTGGAAATCGCCGTCTCACCTGGGGTGGGCAACAAGAAGTTGAACGCGCGTCAATTGGCCACGCTGATCGAAGCGGCGGGTGAGGACGGCGAGATCGAGTACACGCCGCACCATTATGTGTTGCTGCGCGTGACGACCAAAGAGCCGGAGCAGATCGCCGCCCAGTTGCAAGCTGTCGGGCTCCTCGTGCAGCCGATCGGTGACGTGGTGCAGATCAAAGCATGCGACTTCTGCAATGGGGAGAAGTCGCAGTCGATCCCGGAAGCGGATGAAATCGCCAAACGATTCCAAGGGCTTGCCGTTCCTAAGGAACTGAAGATCGGTTTTGCAGGCTGTGCGATGGCCTGCTACGGCTCGGTGCATGAAGACCTCGCTGTCATCTATCGCCGTGGCAAATTTGACCTGTTCCTCGGTGGGAAGACGATCGGCAGAAACGCCCATCCCGCGCAGCCGGTCGCCGAAGGGATCTCGGCTGACGAGCTCGTCGATACGGTGGGCCGCGTTTTGGCCGAGTACAAAGAAAAAGGTCACCCTGACGAGCGTTTTCATAAATTTTTCAAACGAATTGGTTCGGTCGCAGGTTATCACCACAACGAACACGTTCCCGCCATCACCGTCGATACGGTCTGCGGAGACTAG
- a CDS encoding nicotinate-nucleotide--dimethylbenzimidazole phosphoribosyltransferase, which translates to MINAAKERWDILTKPPGSLGKLEEIGIRLAGLQGTVFPKVEQRAVVVMCGDHGVTEEGVSAFPSAVTGLMMQNFANGKAAVNVLARQMNCAVHVVDVGSRVEGDVPGVLSRKVRMGTANLAKGPAMTKEEAQQAIAVGVETVERLHTQGVQVVALGEMGIGNTTPSAALAAVLLGRAEWIAEAVGEEQAGSKMSPDECAPSASAENEAALLQLVGRGTGIADEQVLHKARIIAQAIAVNRPDANDPLDVLAKLGGLEIAGLVGVVLGAWERKMAVIVDGVIAAAAALVAVRMEERVKQALFASHLSQEPAHLALLQEIGLEPLLMLEMRLGEGTGAVLAIPLLEAACRLVSEMATFADLGLDKP; encoded by the coding sequence ATGATCAATGCGGCAAAAGAACGTTGGGACATTTTGACGAAACCGCCGGGAAGCCTCGGGAAACTGGAGGAGATCGGAATTCGTTTGGCAGGGTTGCAAGGCACGGTGTTCCCGAAGGTGGAGCAGCGCGCCGTGGTGGTGATGTGCGGCGATCATGGTGTGACCGAGGAAGGGGTGAGCGCGTTCCCATCCGCTGTAACGGGGCTGATGATGCAAAACTTCGCCAACGGCAAAGCGGCGGTGAACGTGTTGGCCCGGCAGATGAACTGTGCGGTGCATGTGGTCGATGTCGGCAGTCGGGTGGAAGGAGACGTGCCGGGCGTGCTCTCGCGAAAGGTGCGCATGGGCACAGCCAATCTGGCAAAAGGGCCAGCGATGACGAAAGAGGAGGCCCAGCAGGCGATCGCAGTCGGCGTGGAGACGGTCGAACGGTTGCATACGCAAGGCGTGCAGGTGGTCGCACTTGGCGAGATGGGCATTGGAAACACGACGCCGAGCGCGGCGCTGGCCGCCGTTTTGCTCGGGCGAGCTGAGTGGATCGCAGAAGCAGTGGGCGAGGAACAAGCGGGTTCCAAAATGAGTCCTGACGAGTGCGCACCGTCTGCCAGTGCGGAGAACGAGGCGGCGCTGTTGCAGTTGGTCGGTCGCGGAACTGGCATCGCGGATGAGCAAGTGTTGCACAAGGCGCGCATCATCGCGCAGGCGATCGCGGTCAATCGGCCGGATGCGAACGATCCGCTCGATGTGCTCGCCAAACTGGGCGGGCTGGAAATCGCCGGGCTGGTCGGTGTCGTCCTCGGCGCGTGGGAGCGCAAGATGGCGGTGATCGTGGACGGCGTGATCGCGGCGGCGGCGGCGCTGGTCGCCGTACGGATGGAAGAACGGGTGAAACAGGCACTGTTCGCGTCGCATCTTTCCCAGGAGCCTGCCCACCTTGCCCTGTTGCAGGAAATCGGGTTGGAACCACTGTTGATGTTGGAGATGCGCCTCGGGGAAGGAACGGGGGCGGTGCTGGCGATTCCGCTGTTGGAAGCCGCTTGTCGATTGGTGTCGGAGATGGCCACGTTTGCCGATTTAGGTCTCGACAAGCCCTAA
- the cobO gene encoding cob(I)yrinic acid a,c-diamide adenosyltransferase produces MNRSEHMEREKRQGMTLVYTGDGKGKTTAAMGLCVRAVGRGYKVLILQFIKSPERTYGEQIALEKLGVEIRQLGIGFTWTKTPEEHRAALKSAWTVAKESVLSGEYDLVILDELNNALSIERFPVADVLPLAEVLEAIRTRPHYVHLLITGRNALPEVIELADLVTEMNPVKHYYDEGIPAVFGIEY; encoded by the coding sequence ATGAACAGGAGTGAGCACATGGAACGAGAGAAGCGACAAGGCATGACGCTGGTCTACACCGGTGATGGCAAAGGCAAGACGACCGCGGCGATGGGGCTGTGCGTGCGAGCGGTCGGGCGTGGGTACAAGGTACTGATTTTGCAGTTTATCAAGTCGCCGGAGCGTACCTATGGTGAGCAGATCGCCTTGGAAAAATTGGGCGTGGAAATCCGCCAGCTCGGGATCGGGTTTACCTGGACGAAGACGCCGGAGGAGCATCGGGCGGCACTGAAAAGCGCTTGGACGGTGGCGAAGGAGAGCGTGCTGTCGGGGGAGTACGATCTGGTGATTTTGGATGAGTTGAACAATGCGCTGTCGATCGAGCGCTTTCCTGTGGCCGATGTGTTGCCGTTGGCAGAGGTGCTCGAAGCGATCCGAACTCGCCCGCATTACGTGCACCTGTTGATCACCGGGCGCAACGCTTTGCCAGAAGTGATCGAACTTGCCGACTTGGTGACGGAGATGAACCCGGTCAAGCATTACTATGACGAAGGCATCCCCGCTGTTTTTGGCATCGAGTATTGA
- a CDS encoding serine hydrolase domain-containing protein encodes MQLETKQNGRFEKLAAYVEQINHLNGGSGSALLVIQRDEIVMERYAGFHSHAAGARKVTASSQFNVASARKSYIGLAAAWAIYAGKLGGLDDLVLDYLPEYDDDLLQGTTIRHLVTHTHGLHADADGKLYREFAPGSSWAYRGVNVVMMTEIIRRATGKTVAEILQDTVFGPLGFTETGWRTEATEQLVSVILDRPEETELVLGTDGSGDGMQRNLFVSAREFAMWGYLHLTRGRVNGRQVVPAELVRLATEVQSPELSDPDLPSIGCFWYVQDRQALRSEIGSTVPKGSYQILGVTGPALLVVPEEELVVVRMCNKRYNYSGPDGDYLHYLREFGDCVMRCVR; translated from the coding sequence ATGCAGTTGGAGACGAAACAGAACGGTCGATTTGAAAAATTGGCCGCCTATGTGGAGCAGATCAACCACCTGAATGGTGGGAGCGGGTCGGCACTTCTGGTCATCCAGCGGGATGAGATCGTGATGGAGCGATACGCTGGCTTTCATTCACATGCGGCAGGGGCGCGGAAGGTGACAGCCAGCTCGCAGTTCAATGTCGCCTCGGCCAGAAAAAGCTACATTGGATTGGCGGCGGCGTGGGCCATATATGCAGGAAAGCTTGGCGGTCTGGACGATCTCGTGCTCGACTATCTGCCAGAGTATGACGACGATTTGCTACAGGGGACGACGATCCGGCATCTTGTGACGCATACGCATGGCTTGCATGCTGATGCCGATGGCAAGCTGTATCGCGAGTTTGCTCCAGGAAGTTCGTGGGCCTATCGCGGGGTGAATGTGGTGATGATGACGGAGATCATCCGCCGTGCGACGGGGAAGACGGTGGCAGAAATTTTGCAGGACACGGTGTTCGGGCCGCTCGGATTCACAGAGACCGGATGGCGCACAGAAGCTACGGAGCAGTTGGTGTCGGTGATTTTGGATCGGCCGGAGGAGACGGAGTTGGTGCTGGGCACAGATGGCAGCGGGGACGGAATGCAGCGCAATCTGTTTGTCTCGGCGCGCGAGTTCGCCATGTGGGGGTACTTGCATCTGACGCGCGGGCGAGTGAACGGCAGACAGGTCGTGCCTGCGGAACTTGTACGGCTGGCGACAGAGGTGCAAAGTCCTGAGCTGTCCGATCCCGATCTGCCTTCGATCGGCTGTTTTTGGTATGTGCAGGATCGGCAGGCTTTGCGAAGTGAGATTGGCTCTACGGTTCCCAAAGGCTCGTATCAAATTCTTGGCGTGACAGGTCCGGCCCTGTTGGTGGTGCCGGAAGAGGAGCTTGTCGTCGTCAGGATGTGCAACAAACGTTATAACTACAGCGGACCGGATGGGGACTATCTGCACTACCTCCGTGAGTTTGGCGACTGTGTGATGCGGTGTGTACGCTGA
- a CDS encoding SOS response-associated peptidase, producing the protein MCGRFTLTITPDQLALRFDVPEPTYDYRPRYNIAPGQNITAVIQSAGQNRIGQLKWGLVPPWAKDEKIGYKMINAKSETVREKPAFKSAFLRKRCLIPADSFYEWQTTQGGKQPMRILLKNHDLFAFAGLYESWTAPDGNRLHTCTILTTKPNSLVAPIHDRMPVILRREDEALWLDRDKHDAELLHSLLIPFPEDEMYAYPVDKLVGNVRNEVPACIESL; encoded by the coding sequence ATGTGCGGACGATTCACCCTGACCATCACACCCGATCAACTCGCTCTGCGCTTCGATGTGCCCGAGCCTACCTATGACTACCGACCCCGCTACAACATCGCGCCCGGACAAAACATTACCGCTGTGATCCAAAGCGCAGGACAGAACCGGATCGGTCAGCTCAAGTGGGGGCTGGTGCCGCCGTGGGCGAAAGACGAAAAGATCGGGTACAAGATGATCAACGCCAAATCGGAGACGGTGCGGGAAAAACCAGCCTTCAAAAGCGCCTTTCTCCGCAAACGCTGCCTGATTCCCGCCGACAGTTTTTACGAATGGCAAACGACCCAAGGCGGCAAGCAACCGATGCGAATTTTGCTGAAAAACCATGATCTCTTCGCCTTCGCGGGCCTCTACGAATCGTGGACCGCCCCAGATGGCAACCGATTGCACACCTGTACAATCCTCACCACCAAACCCAACTCGTTGGTCGCCCCGATTCACGACCGCATGCCGGTCATCCTCCGCCGCGAGGACGAAGCGCTGTGGCTCGACCGTGACAAACACGACGCCGAACTGCTGCACTCCTTGCTCATCCCCTTTCCTGAGGACGAGATGTACGCCTACCCCGTGGATAAGCTGGTCGGTAACGTGCGCAATGAGGTGCCCGCGTGCATCGAAAGCCTGTAA